A single genomic interval of Chloracidobacterium validum harbors:
- the galE gene encoding UDP-glucose 4-epimerase GalE, protein MTILVTGGAGYIGSVTIEQLHEAGRPVVVLDNLSRGHRAAVPETIPLYVGDIGDRDLVRRILRERDITACIHFAALALVPESVTHPARYYDNNVHQCQVLLDTLREAGIRRFVFSSTCATYGLPQRIPIAEDHPQQPITPYGWSKLFAERMLADYDQAYGLRFVALRYFNAAGATTVHGEDHEPETHLIPNILRVAQGKTEAVTVYGQDYPTPDGTAIRDYIHVRDLAAAHIAALDALLDGRSSAFLNLGTGRGYSVLEVIEMARHVTGHPIPIRLGARRDGDPPQLIADPRAAQAYLAWQPAHSGLEQIIASAWRWHGRYPEGYPKTEPARR, encoded by the coding sequence ATGACGATTTTAGTCACCGGTGGCGCCGGCTACATTGGCAGCGTTACCATCGAGCAACTCCACGAAGCCGGACGCCCGGTTGTTGTTCTGGATAATCTCTCCCGCGGCCACCGGGCGGCCGTCCCGGAGACCATTCCACTCTACGTCGGCGACATCGGCGACCGCGACCTTGTCCGCCGCATTCTACGCGAACGCGACATCACCGCCTGCATTCATTTTGCGGCGCTGGCGCTTGTCCCGGAATCGGTCACCCATCCAGCCCGTTACTACGACAACAACGTCCACCAGTGCCAGGTCTTGCTCGATACGCTTCGGGAAGCTGGCATCCGGCGCTTTGTTTTTTCCTCGACCTGCGCGACGTACGGCTTGCCGCAGCGCATACCGATTGCCGAAGACCATCCTCAACAGCCCATTACGCCCTATGGCTGGTCGAAACTCTTCGCGGAGCGCATGCTGGCGGATTACGACCAGGCCTATGGGCTTCGGTTTGTGGCGCTGCGCTACTTCAACGCCGCCGGAGCGACAACCGTGCATGGCGAGGACCACGAACCGGAAACCCACCTCATTCCCAACATCTTGCGCGTCGCCCAGGGAAAGACCGAAGCCGTGACCGTCTATGGGCAGGACTATCCGACACCGGATGGCACAGCCATCCGAGACTACATCCACGTTCGCGATCTGGCGGCTGCCCACATCGCCGCGCTCGATGCGCTTTTGGATGGCAGATCGTCCGCCTTCCTGAATCTGGGAACCGGACGGGGATATTCAGTGTTGGAAGTCATCGAAATGGCCCGGCACGTGACAGGTCATCCGATTCCAATCCGCCTGGGCGCGCGGCGGGACGGCGACCCGCCGCAACTGATTGCCGATCCACGCGCAGCCCAAGCGTACTTGGCTTGGCAGCCCGCGCATTCTGGTCTGGAGCAAATCATAGCGTCCGCCTGGCGATGGCATGGCCGCTACCCAGAGGGCTATCCCAAAACCGAACCTGCACGCCGATAG
- a CDS encoding ribonuclease HI has protein sequence MATLPEVYIVCDGSSLGNGREAPAAAAAALLEHAGRNGLTRKLVVEYLGPATNQQAEIVAACLGLESLSRPCHVELVTDSRYVVETMKGKFRRRANHAFWERLDRAAAPHRVTWQWTRGHAGHPAQEICDKAARHTAECRGRDESFLQQLLATLPNH, from the coding sequence ATGGCAACGCTTCCAGAAGTTTACATCGTGTGCGACGGCTCCAGTCTGGGTAATGGGCGTGAAGCGCCGGCCGCGGCGGCGGCAGCCCTGTTGGAGCATGCCGGCCGGAATGGACTGACACGCAAGCTGGTTGTCGAATACCTTGGCCCGGCCACGAACCAACAGGCTGAAATTGTCGCGGCCTGCCTGGGGCTGGAGTCTTTATCGCGTCCCTGCCACGTCGAATTGGTTACAGATTCGCGCTACGTCGTTGAGACCATGAAGGGCAAATTTCGCCGCCGCGCCAACCATGCGTTTTGGGAACGGCTTGACCGGGCGGCTGCGCCGCATCGCGTTACTTGGCAGTGGACCCGCGGCCATGCCGGTCATCCAGCACAGGAAATTTGTGACAAGGCCGCGCGCCATACGGCCGAATGCCGTGGCCGCGACGAATCCTTCTTGCAGCAGTTGCTGGCTACGCTGCCAAACCACTAA
- the thiE gene encoding thiamine phosphate synthase: MQLHFPTWQLPPVYPITSPSVGHSLPALVDALMAGGATLIQLRDKHADARTLYEAVCAVLALARPRGVRVIVNDRVDIAYAAGADGVHLGQDDLDPRAARALLGPSAVIGYSTHNVAQAVAAEQLPVDYIAIGPVFETQTKANPDPIVGLDGVRRVRAVTTKPLVAIGGIDDRSLTDVRAAGADAVALISTLYIAPDAIPERMAALLALAG, translated from the coding sequence ATGCAACTTCATTTCCCAACCTGGCAACTGCCTCCGGTGTACCCCATTACGTCCCCAAGCGTGGGTCATTCACTCCCGGCGTTGGTGGATGCGCTCATGGCCGGCGGCGCAACGCTGATTCAGCTTCGGGATAAACACGCTGACGCTCGAACGCTCTACGAAGCCGTGTGCGCTGTGTTGGCGCTGGCGCGGCCGCGTGGCGTGCGGGTGATTGTCAATGACCGAGTTGACATAGCCTATGCGGCCGGGGCCGACGGCGTCCACCTTGGGCAGGACGACCTCGACCCACGGGCCGCGCGTGCGCTGTTGGGACCATCGGCCGTGATTGGCTATTCGACGCACAACGTCGCGCAGGCGGTGGCCGCCGAACAGTTGCCGGTGGACTACATCGCCATCGGACCGGTTTTTGAAACGCAGACGAAAGCGAACCCCGATCCGATTGTTGGACTCGATGGCGTGCGGCGCGTTCGCGCCGTGACGACCAAACCGTTGGTTGCCATCGGCGGCATTGACGACCGAAGCCTGACGGATGTTCGTGCGGCCGGGGCCGATGCGGTGGCGCTCATTTCGACGCTATATATCGCCCCTGACGCCATCCCGGAACGAATGGCCGCGCTGCTCGCCCTGGCCGGCTGA
- a CDS encoding phenylalanine 4-monooxygenase produces MSATAVLQPLPQKLSTEVVFKAKPSPPLAPSPSPEGTIGRDIRPPVYAPVQHETWRRLYDRQAAAILGRVCDEYLAGRDKLRYERERVPHLADLSERLRACTGWQCVRVEGYVPEATFFLLLAQQLFPCTDFLRHPTELEYTPAPDMFHDLMGHLPMITNPRFASFFHKFGLAGIHARNEADTLKLGRIYWYTVEFGLINPTAHAGRDRDPGLTKIYGAGISSSVGEIEYALSDRVKKIPFDIEQVTETPVEIHHMQEQLFEIASFDELEQSFAAWAAAQGLTPAQS; encoded by the coding sequence ATGTCGGCAACAGCGGTCCTCCAACCCCTTCCTCAGAAGCTCTCCACGGAAGTCGTCTTCAAGGCGAAACCATCGCCTCCCCTTGCGCCGAGTCCATCCCCAGAAGGCACGATTGGGCGTGATATTCGGCCGCCGGTCTATGCGCCGGTTCAGCATGAAACTTGGCGGCGGCTATACGACCGACAGGCGGCAGCGATTCTGGGGCGCGTTTGCGACGAATACCTCGCCGGGCGTGACAAGCTCCGCTACGAACGAGAACGGGTGCCGCACCTGGCCGACTTGAGCGAGCGGCTGCGCGCCTGCACCGGCTGGCAGTGCGTACGGGTGGAAGGCTACGTTCCAGAGGCGACCTTCTTTTTGCTGCTGGCGCAGCAGCTTTTTCCGTGCACTGACTTTCTGCGGCATCCAACCGAGCTGGAATACACGCCGGCGCCGGACATGTTCCACGATCTCATGGGCCACTTGCCCATGATCACCAATCCTCGATTTGCCTCGTTTTTCCACAAGTTTGGGCTGGCCGGCATCCATGCCCGTAACGAAGCGGATACACTCAAACTAGGGCGCATCTACTGGTACACCGTTGAATTTGGACTGATCAACCCGACGGCGCATGCCGGTCGTGACCGTGATCCCGGCCTGACCAAAATCTACGGTGCCGGCATCAGCTCATCGGTTGGGGAAATCGAATACGCGCTCTCTGACCGCGTGAAAAAAATCCCCTTCGACATTGAGCAGGTGACCGAAACGCCGGTTGAAATCCACCACATGCAGGAACAACTCTTTGAGATTGCTTCCTTTGACGAACTCGAACAGTCCTTTGCGGCGTGGGCAGCCGCCCAGGGCTTAACCCCCGCCCAGAGCTAA
- a CDS encoding histidine phosphatase family protein has translation MPTIWLLLRHGKTDNPEQRCYGWRDVPLHPDGQAQMQQCAAKLQAVRLAAIATSDLVRARDSARYFALPRSLDVQVFAALREIDFGQIEGLTFRDVEEHYPVTAREWVAAPAAVRFPGGECFADVRARVIPWARNWLRDWEQQTTLLVIHSGTMRALLQWMTGCEPHATLMVKIGYGDILRCTQEHLDAPWQLEAMPYGATAFTSVALE, from the coding sequence ATGCCCACGATTTGGCTTCTGCTTCGGCATGGCAAGACCGACAACCCTGAGCAGCGTTGTTATGGTTGGCGTGACGTGCCACTGCATCCCGACGGTCAGGCGCAAATGCAGCAGTGCGCCGCCAAGCTACAAGCTGTCAGGCTTGCCGCCATTGCAACCAGCGACTTGGTCCGCGCGCGCGACAGCGCGCGCTACTTTGCCCTTCCACGGTCACTCGACGTCCAGGTGTTTGCGGCGCTCCGCGAAATTGACTTCGGCCAGATTGAAGGGCTGACATTTCGTGATGTCGAAGAACATTACCCGGTCACGGCGCGGGAGTGGGTAGCGGCTCCGGCCGCCGTGCGTTTTCCCGGTGGCGAGTGCTTTGCCGACGTGCGTGCGCGCGTCATCCCGTGGGCAAGGAACTGGCTTCGGGACTGGGAACAGCAAACGACACTCCTGGTCATCCACAGTGGCACCATGCGGGCCCTACTCCAGTGGATGACCGGTTGCGAGCCACATGCCACGCTCATGGTCAAGATCGGCTATGGCGACATCCTGCGCTGTACCCAGGAACACCTAGACGCCCCCTGGCAACTCGAAGCCATGCCCTACGGCGCGACGGCCTTCACGTCCGTCGCGCTTGAATAG